CGAATTTAGGTAGTACATAATCGAATTTAGGATGAGTTcaagtttaaaatttaatattcgtAATGGATTTGAGTTGGGTTCAGATTTTATAAGTTGAGTATCTATCATCCGAatctgtttatataaatatttaattaaatataatatatatatttttaataatatttataattttttatatttttttattttatataaaataaaattaaaatattttatgaaattaataaatttttaaaatataaattattaataaaaataattttttatataaattataaattaaatatataaaattaaattaattcaaataattttcagATAATAACAGTTaggtttaaaatgaattaaaataaaaaaaattaaattttaaaaatattaattaaaattaaatttaaatggtaTGATTTTTGAGGGTGTCCTACCAATTGCCCTAGATCTGCCATTGATTACAGTACGTACGTTTCATTAACGCATCCAGTACTATATACCTTTGTCTGTTTTATGCGGACAAGCTGCAGAAAATTTCACGGCAATGGAATTGCTAGATATCATCGTAATAACCTTCAGTTACCTAGGTTTCGTTTCTCTCTGCAAAAATATTGTGAGATTTTGCAGGTGGGTATGGGTCATGTTCTTGAGGCCACCAAAGAATTTGAAGGAATCCTATGGTTCATGGGCAGTAGTCACTGGTTCCACTGATGGAATTGGCAAGGCTCTTGCATTCGAGCTCGCATCAAAGGGTCTGAATCTAGTTCTGGTGGGTCGAAACCCTTCGAAACTTGAAGCCACAGCTAAAGAAATACgagcaagaaatggcaagaataaTGATCAACTGCAGATAAAAACAAGCGTCATAGATCTTGCAAGGTCTAATGGAGAGGAGATATCAAGGGCAATAGAGGAGTGTATTGAAGGGTTAGATATTGGTGTTGTGATAAATAATGCAGGATTGGCCTACCCTTATTCCAGGTTCTTTCATGAGGTTGATTTGGAGCTGATGGAAAGCATTATCAAGGTGAATGCAGAGGCAGCAACTTGGGTCACTAGGTCAGTGATTCCTGTGatgttgaagaagaagaaaggtgCAATCGTTAATATTGGGTCTGCATCATCTGTAGCCATCCCTTCGTACCCATTAAATGCCATCTATGCCTCCACCAAAGCGTATGCTTTCCCTTCCTTTTTCACTTTTGTTGtgcccaaatatgaaagaaatcAATTTAATTCATTATTGCCCTATATTCTTTACAAGAAAAACCAAGAAATACAAGGATGTTTGAATTGTTTGCTGTTTTCTTTGATATTCAATTCTTTTGGAGTAATTGCCAGTGTTTGAATCCTACCATTATTATGCTGATCTTATGCTAGTTTTGCATATCAAAGAATCGGCAAAGAATGGagattttctttttatatgtACCGGGAATCATATGCTTTTTAGACCTCTCTTTCTTCTCTAATCTTATCATTTCCTCATCCtcaaaactttcatttccataacCTTACCTTTTGCAAGTGTACTGTGTACTCTGCCATTTCTTGCTGCTCGCTGTAATTCAGATGTGACCTCATTACTGTTCTTGCCACTAATGGACAATCTACAATTAATTTGTTTCAGTCTTGTCTATATGACAAGTGACCTTACTCCCATTTGAGGTTTTCTTGCTTTACATGGCTACTTAACATGTTTGCAAAACCAAAGTAGCAAGAAAAGAGGAGGATGTCTCTGTCAACTGAAATAAATGAAGCCATCTAAATATAATTAGAGCATGTTCAATATTGAGGGaagaattttttttgtttaatattttctttaatagcaGTACAGTAAATATGGATGGACTAACCTATATTTCTGCCAGCAGGTACCTAGCAATGCTTTCAAACTGCATCAGTTTAGAATACAAGCATCAGGGAATTGATATTCAGTGCCAGGTGATTAATTAATCTCTAGATAGTAATTAATGCGTAACATTTTTGTAATTAATTAAGCTGTTGATGGTGATTTTACATATGGGATTTCAGATTCCTATGCTTGTAGCTACAAAGTTGATAAGGATAAAGAAATCAAGCTTGATGGTTGCATCACCTGAGAAATATGCCAAAGCAAGCATAAGATGGATTGGTTATGAGAGAATATGCTGCCCCTTTTGGTCACATTCTGTGCAGTGGTTCATTCTCCAAGCATTGCCTGATGCTTTACTAAATTGGTCTCTTTTCCGATACTATCTTGGAATGCGCAGCATGGGACTAAAGAAGGACTCCTCGAGAGCCAAGGGAAATTAGGTGTGCTGTAATATTTATATATGGTTTTTCAACTCTATTTATGGTGGCTAGTTGTACTACAAGAGGTGCATCTTGTTaactctctaatgaaatatgcttACCATCATCCAAATTGCCTCTCATATTTAGCATTGGAACCCAGATGAAGATCTAAATATCTGtctaaataataacaataaattcTTGGATATTTTTGGAAAGCACAAGATTATTCATCTGATTCTCATCCTGATGTTGAGGAGTTTTTAGTATATTTTAAGACAGATTCAAGAAATCATCTCAGTATTAGATGCCTAATGTCTAAATCTTATGATAAAGACTGATCCTTGAAGAAATTTAAGTATTAGAGGCCAAAAGGATGAACAGCTGACACGACAGCTAGCAATTGCCTGGAAACTGGGAAGGGGGACCAGGGCCACCCCTTGTTTTAATTGCAAAACTCAGTGTATTGGAGTTGGTGGGGTAAATATTCCATCATTTAATtttatgaatattttataaaaattattaaattttaatttaattttataaaaattgttagaattaaaaattaaaaattttaatattaatttattaatttatagataattttataaataaaattattttattttatttatttaaaaaaaaataaaataaataaaacacatcTTGCTATTTCTCcaatcattaaatttttttttctcatcaataataattaatcagataattttatttataaaataattaataaataagtaaattaatcttgaaaatttttaatttttaattatagtaatttttatgaaattaaattaaaatttaataatttttataaaaaaaattaaaatttaataatttttataaaaaattcataaAGTTAAATGATTCCACATGATAATTACTAGTGTCGATGAGTGGCTGCTGGGTGTTCAATTTTCACTTCTTTTGCAGTAAATGAAAGTCCAATTCTGATGGATAGTTGAACAGAGAAATTGTATCGGCAAATACAATACATCCTCCTCTTTTCTTCCCTCAAATGGCTCCAACAACCACCGACCTTTCTGTTACTGCCACCTCTAATTTTTCTTGAATACAAGTAGAATACTCTTTGGCCAAGGGGATCACTTCCAGCCTTCCTATCATATTCCTGATCGAAGGGAAATTAGAAAAGAAGCTCACCAGCCTACATGGAAGCCACTTTGTTTGATTCAATAAATTTAGGGTATTTACAGGGACTAAATTATTACAAAAAGTGAAATAATGTTATAGTTTTTAACTCACTAATTCCCTATTTTGTCAACAGAAACATATCTCAAAAACTaacttatttttcataaaaaataaagagATTTAAGTAGTGATTTTTGTCATACCTTACTGAGCCAGTCCAAATCCTGTCCAGGAACTTGAGAGTGTTGGATGATGGGATTAAAGTTTCACATTGGATGATTAAGAATTGGAAAGAAAGGAGCCTATCAAGGCTTGAGAGGGAGTTTTGTGTTCCTACGATCAGTCCAGGAGCCTGAAAGTGTTGGGTGATGGAACTGAAGTCTCACATTTCTAGGAGCCTGAAAGTGAACTAGCATGGCCTGTGCCTTGTTTCGTAACTGAAAGAATTTGCATTTTTTTCTTTAAGCAAATAGTGATTCTGCATAACTATTTCAGCTTCCAAACAAGTCTTGAAATGGACTGGCGGATATTCCAAACTAAAGTTGTTTAACTAACTAGCTTCTTCTTTCACCTAGCTCGGAACCTTGTGATATACTTTTCAAATATCaccaaattttcttttttatatatatatatatatatatatataaaaaaataaattcattaatAATTTTCAAAGTTTCAAGCATTACAAATTTCTTTCCTCACAACAAATAATACATTGTGATTCTACAAATTTCTCTAAAACTTTTTTCCTTATCTCTGTAGGGTTCGTTCTCGTCTTTGCTGCTTATTGGTCTTTCGCTGCCCCTCCGAGCAGGGGAGGGTTTCCCTTCCCCCTAACCCGGCCATGGGTTCCCCCTCTTCCTCCGATATTGGGATGTATATATTGTTATGGTTCTTTTGAGCAACTAGGTTTTCATGCAAAGGGATGATATGTGCTACTCGGTGTTGTGTTGCTTTTTCTGTTGTTCTTCCTGCTTATGCATTGCAAGTTTTATGACAGAGAGGGTATTGGTGTGATTTTCGGCTTGCTGATGACATGAGGATGTGCTCTGTGTAGAGGCTGGTATCTCATTAGATTCTTTATGGGCCCGTAAAGCGTGAGTGGGTCGCCGAGAGCTCTGCCACCTCCTCCTCCACCCTgaatttctctgatttttctcgGCCTGGGATAATCTGCTTGGAACAGTGAAGCCTCGGTTTGAGGCTCTCTTTGATTTTCAGTTTGGATTTTAAGTTATGCATGGTGACTATTCTTGGGCGGAATGgtaagaaaatattaaaaaataatttaaaattaaatttgataaattttaatcataagaaTATTAagtcaataaaataatttttttttaattattttttttaatatcatttaaaattatatttttattcaaaaaaataatttcagaCCTCCAAACTAGAGATGACAACAGGTCAAATTTTTATGAATATTCGATCTAATCGAGTCCTAAAAGATAAATTTAAGTATTATATAATTAAGTTTGGGATAGTTTTGAGTTTGTAAAATAATACCCGTGATTGATTCGGGTTTgggcttttaaatttaattatatttatataaaataattataaatatttgtaaaagcaaaaatatatttacataaaataattaatataaatttaatgaaaatatttaattaaaaattatatttaccctaatatatacattttttatgcaaaatttatttatattattttcaagctttagattgaTGAAATTCCTGTTTTTTaccttaaaaataaaatgaaggaaaatagCATTTAAAATATTAAAGGGGCTGAATAAGATAAATCTGAAtttgaataattttaattattttgaattgcACGTTATCTCTAATCTTTTTTCAGTtggtatgtaaattatttttaaaaaaattatttatttaattttaaaatcaaacaaattaattgaataaacttaaatatattatttttaattaaataattatgctgattatataattgaaaatttacaatatttaattttataattaattaacttaaataattttcaatttatatatattaaaaaattataaatattttaaattaaatatattaaaattaaattaataaatcatattaaatttaatcaattctaatatttataaaatattaatattttaattttttttatatttaatttattataaatttaagatataataTATATAGAATATATATAGAATAAGGACGAGtccaaataaaaattttcaatttttcatatttttttgatCTTTGGCTCTAATTTCAAACAAAAAACaaaatatatcttatttctgataattttttttaattatccaaaaatgaaaaaaaaaaggggacaaTGCAATTTACTCGAAAGAAGGAAGCAGAGGTCCTGTCCTCTTGTTCTGGTATGGCTGTTCATCAATAGTTGTTAAATGCGGTGGTTTTCAGCTCATCTACTTTGCCACCCTCTGCCCATTTCAAATCTTAATAAATCTCTCACTCTAAACTGTTTCTGCCTAACCCTACTTCTTCTCTGCTTCACTTCGCCCTCTGTTTTTCTTTGTTAGCTACTGTTTGTGTAGTCAATTCTCACCCATTCCCACCAATCTCAAAATCCAATATAGGAACAGGGATACTCTCTTTTTTGTCTATATTATTCTTTCTTGAGCAAAACCCACTTCCCAGATCTCTCTCTTTTCATTTTAGATCGAAGAAAACAGTTGCTCTCCAAAATGGAGCTTTGTTTTGTAGATAAGCTCAAAGAACAGCCTTACTGGCTTCTTGTGTTATTCACTATGGGTTCTTTATCAGTTTTGAAATTCTTCTTCGCTTTCCTCAAATGGGTTTACGTCAATTTCCTCAGGCCGGCCAAGAATCTGAAGAAATATGGATCATGGGCTCTCGTAACCGGACCTACTGACGGTATTGGCAAAGGTTTCGCTTTTCAATTGGCTCGAAAGGGTATCAATCTGGTATTGGTTGGTCGAAATCCCGATAAGCTCAAAGATGTTTCGGATTCTATTCAGTCCAAACATGGCAAGGTCCAAATCAAGACCGTTGTTGTTGATTTCAGCGGCGATATCAATGAGGGTGTTAAGAAAATTCAGGAGACTATTGAAGGATTGGATGTTGGTGTCTTGATTAATAACGTTGGGGTTTCATATCCCTACGCGAGGTTTTTCCATGAGGTGGATGAGGAGTTGTTGAAGAACTTGATCAAAGTAAACGTTGAAGGCACTACTAAAGTTACACAAGCTGTTTTACCTGGTATGTTGAAGAGGAAGAAGGGTGCTATAGTTAATATGGGTTCTGGCGCAGCAGTTGTCATTCCTTCTGATCCTCTCTATGCGGTTTATGCTGCCACCAAAGCGTAAGCAATTGTTTTGATGTTTCCCAGTGATTTAAGTCCTTAACTAGGGATTTGAGAAGGTTAATCTTgcgtttttatttattttttaatggtcTAAGCAGTTCTGTTTTTGCTTGTTTACAGGTATATAGATCAGTTCTCCAGGTGCCTTTATGTTGAATACAAGAAAAGTGGGATCGATGTGCAGTGTCAGGTATTATTTCTTAATTCCAGAATATTTTGTTAGTTAATCATTGAATAATCATTATATAGGTATTATTTTCTGAAATATCATTATAATTGATTAGGATGGCTGATATCTAAGTGAGAATGAATATTCATATTTGCTGTTTACATTGGaaaattgcaagaaaatagcATAAACAGAGCAGCTACTTTGACTTTCCTCTGTTTTCAGACAATATATGTTTCTTCAGTAAGAAAGGAAAGTTGTTCTAATCAAATCTAATTTGCTTATTAGAATTTCATATTGATTTTTTGGTTTCTTGCATTTAAGGCAATAATTTACATGTCAACCATGATTATAACAATGGGTTTTCTTAATTAAAGTTGTTAGGTAGGGGGATTCTTTTTTAGATCAAAATAAGAGACTAGAAGAAGAATGCCTTCATTCACGCATGAATTACTTGTGTTTTAGTTTTCTTTCGATAGCTTTTATCAAATGAGAATGAATATTAATATTTGCTTTTTTCATGGGAAATTTGTAAAAAGAGCCGCAAATTAGGGTAACAGTGGATGGAAAGATGGTGTATATAGCTACTCTGCTCATTCTTCTGATATTTTAACATATCAGTAGGCCCTATCTTTATTCAAGATTAACCTCTGAATAAAACTCTTTACCACCTGAAGTATGGATTGATAGAAACAGGGCAGATGCTTTGCCTTTGCTCTGTTTTTGCACAATCTAAAAATCTATGTTTCTTCAATGAGAAAGCAAAGTTGGTGTAATCAAAAGGTGAtttgttattatcatttcataTTGATTTTAATCGTTTCTTTTATTCAAGAAAATAATTTACGTGTCAAACATGATTCTAATTATGTGATTTCCTGATTATAGTGGTTAGGTAAGGGTCTATCTTTGCCTTCATTCACCCATGACTTAATTGTGTTTCAGTTAACCTTTTAGTGTTAATTTTATAGCATTGCCTTACCTACCAAATAACTTATGATAACCATAGCAAATGTACTGGGCAACTAGCTTTTGACTTCCTTTTATATGATGGGCTGATGCTGTTTTGACAAGGCAATCCACTACATTCTGAAAGGATGGATCTCATAATGGGCTCCTTATTTGTTTGTATGATATTATACAAAAtgctatatatatttatatatgataGAAATCCTATTTTTATTCATTAACGGACTTCATCTTTTTTTCTTCCCCTTCTTTTGGATATCTTTCTCGTACCTAAAGATTTCACCCACAATTCTGCCCTTTATGTCAACTGCCCAGTGTCAATGATATGGTAAGCACAGATGAAATGAATCATGTGATGAGAGGGCCAAAAATGTAGGTTATTGATTAAAACCCTTCCTGCTGATACATACAAGTTTTTGTTTTTCCTATAACTGGACGTGAAGGTTTAGCGGCTCCAGTTGTAGTCTGTTAATGTGTGTACATATTTAAAGCATTTAGTTTCCACTTCTAAATATAGTGTATCAGTTAATTTGGTTTAAGCACATGAACCTTTCTGCTACAGTGAACTATACGTTTTCAATTTCTTTTGCTCAGTGCTGTTATAATCAAACAAAAAATTTCTTGATCCAGGTTCCTCTCTATGTGGCAACAAAGATGGCATCAATTAGGAGATCTTCCTTCTTCATTCCATCAACAGATGGCTATGCCCGGGCAGGTTTGCGATGGATAGGCCATGAACCTCGTTGCACACCTTACTGGCCCCATTCTCTTCTTTGGGGCTTGTTATATGCATTGCCTGAATCCATTATTGATGCATGGCGACTCCGCTTTTGCCTTGGGATTCGAAAGAAAGGACAACAGAAGGATTCTAGGAAGGAGGAGTAAACAGTACTCTCTTGTATTAATCGAGACAGGGTAGCTAGCCATGGTTGGCTGTTCAGTTTGTGGATTGAACTCTTGGAATTTAATCTTTTCTGTCATCTTTCCTACATTTTCTTTTGCATTTTAGTACTAAGAACAACCTTTTACCTTTTGCATGTACTCTTATGGAGAAGTTGCAAAACATTAACATGCCTATATTATCTTGAACTTCGGTTCTTGGGGGCCTTGGTTTTCTCAAGACATGGTTCAAATGGTGTGAAATTGAAGAGTTCAATCAATCTTTATAACGAAATACTGTTGGAAAAACCTGAAATACATGCATTCCCCTTGTCTCCAATCATTCTTCATGCAATTTGGAAGAGCTAcaagtctggctaaaaatggaagtgTCATGCTTCTTGCGGGTCCTCTATTGATCAAGAAGCATCATGTTTTGAAGAGTCATACAATAGAATTGTCAATGCTAAAAGAATATATTATTGTTTTGAGTATTTTcttttacaataaaataaaatttatacatctttttttttatatttacacaGAATAAgtcctataaaaaaaaattataaaatactacTGATAT
This sequence is a window from Hevea brasiliensis isolate MT/VB/25A 57/8 chromosome 10, ASM3005281v1, whole genome shotgun sequence. Protein-coding genes within it:
- the LOC110646036 gene encoding very-long-chain 3-oxoacyl-CoA reductase 1, producing the protein MELLDIIVITFSYLGFVSLCKNIVRFCRWVWVMFLRPPKNLKESYGSWAVVTGSTDGIGKALAFELASKGLNLVLVGRNPSKLEATAKEIRARNGKNNDQLQIKTSVIDLARSNGEEISRAIEECIEGLDIGVVINNAGLAYPYSRFFHEVDLELMESIIKVNAEAATWVTRSVIPVMLKKKKGAIVNIGSASSVAIPSYPLNAIYASTKAYLAMLSNCISLEYKHQGIDIQCQIPMLVATKLIRIKKSSLMVASPEKYAKASIRWIGYERICCPFWSHSVQWFILQALPDALLNWSLFRYYLGMRSMGLKKDSSRAKGN
- the LOC110646031 gene encoding very-long-chain 3-oxoacyl-CoA reductase 1 — its product is MELCFVDKLKEQPYWLLVLFTMGSLSVLKFFFAFLKWVYVNFLRPAKNLKKYGSWALVTGPTDGIGKGFAFQLARKGINLVLVGRNPDKLKDVSDSIQSKHGKVQIKTVVVDFSGDINEGVKKIQETIEGLDVGVLINNVGVSYPYARFFHEVDEELLKNLIKVNVEGTTKVTQAVLPGMLKRKKGAIVNMGSGAAVVIPSDPLYAVYAATKAYIDQFSRCLYVEYKKSGIDVQCQVPLYVATKMASIRRSSFFIPSTDGYARAGLRWIGHEPRCTPYWPHSLLWGLLYALPESIIDAWRLRFCLGIRKKGQQKDSRKEE